A region from the Simiduia sp. 21SJ11W-1 genome encodes:
- a CDS encoding four helix bundle protein, with amino-acid sequence MKFETLEVWKRSANLASQVYVELAQLKDYGFKDQITRSCLSISSNIAEGWERDSSKEKCRFLNIAKGSAAEFISQTYIGRKIKYIPGDAGKHWQQEAKEIAAMIASLSMKLDH; translated from the coding sequence ATGAAGTTTGAAACCTTAGAGGTATGGAAGAGAAGCGCAAATCTGGCCTCGCAAGTTTATGTTGAGCTAGCGCAACTGAAAGATTACGGGTTTAAAGATCAGATAACCCGTTCCTGCTTGTCTATATCCAGCAATATTGCAGAAGGCTGGGAGCGCGATAGCAGTAAAGAGAAGTGCAGGTTCCTCAATATAGCAAAAGGTTCAGCGGCTGAATTTATTTCCCAAACCTATATTGGGCGCAAAATCAAATACATTCCGGGTGATGCAGGTAAGCATTGGCAGCAAGAAGCTAAGGAAATAGCTGCAATGATCGCGTCTCTCTCAATGAAATTAGACCATTAA